A DNA window from Castanea sativa cultivar Marrone di Chiusa Pesio chromosome 7, ASM4071231v1 contains the following coding sequences:
- the LOC142643306 gene encoding basic leucine zipper 23-like — translation MVMDDGELDFSNNQDVLDMGELPSSCSMDSFFDDLLKETHACTHTHTCNPPGPDFSQHTHTCFHVHTKILPSQSEEKVASDDTAESTEKKGKKRPLGNREAVRKYREKKKARTASLEDEVVRLRALNQQLVKRLQGQAALEAEIARLKCLLVDIRGRIEGEIGSFPYQKPVNPNLPGSNMPNAYVMNSCNVQCDEQVYCLHPGVDGNSGEGVSFNGQGYSGCEFENLQCLVNQNPVSKELPDSGVGNVASDVNSSGTNKRKGGARKATAN, via the exons ATGGTAATGGACGACGGAGAGCTTGATTTCTCGAACAACCAAGATGTGTTGGACATGGGGGAGCTTCCAAGCAGTTGCTCAATGGATAGTTTCTTTGATGATTTACTTAAGGAAACTCATGCTTGCACTCACACTCACACTTGCAATCCACCAGGTCCTGATTTTTCTCAGCATACGCATACTTGCTTTCATGTGCACACTAAAATTTTGCCTTCTCAAAGTGAGGAAAAGGTTGCTTCAGATGATACCGCGGAGTCCACTgaaaagaaagggaagaaaCGTCCGTTAGGTAACCGGGAAGCAGTTCGTAAGTACCGTGAGAAGAAGAAGGCCCGAACTGCGTCACTGGAGGATGAAGTTGTAAGATTGAGAGCTTTGAATCAGCAGTTGGTGAAGAGGTTGCAGGGTCAAGCTGCATTGGAAGCAGAGATTGCAAGGCTGAAGTGTTTGCTTGTGGACATTCGGGGAAGGATTGAAGGCGAGATTGGATCATTTCCTTATCAAAAACCAGTCAATCCAAACTTGCCTGGTTCAAACATGCCCAACGCATATGTGATGAACTCCTGTAACGTGCAATGTGATGAACAAGTCTATTGTCTTCATCCAGGTGTGGATGGCAATAGTGGAGAAGGTGTATCATTCAACGGGCAAGGCTATAGTGGTTGTGAATTTGAGAATCTTCAGTGTTTAGTGAATCAGAATCCGGTATCCAAGGAGCTTCCTGATTCTGGTGTTGGAAATGTGGCATCCGATGTCAATTCTTCTGGTACAAATAAGAGGAAAG GAGGGGCTCGCAAAGCAACAGCAAATTGA